The following proteins are co-located in the Marinomonas profundi genome:
- a CDS encoding DUF368 domain-containing protein, which translates to MPKWLKVYLSGVLMGAADVVPGVSGGTIAFILGVYDRLINALSGVNTASIGMLFKGDFKALWRHFDGTFLLALGAGIVTSIFLLAGVITHLLAVYPSYLWGFFFGLILASAYFLLHQIVCFSWRHFIGLIVGIAIGASLSLLVPTQLNTSLVAVFFSGMIAICAMILPGISGSFLLLMMGMYGFILSAVKTLDFVVILIFAAGALIGLLSFSKVLNYLLHHARSMTLSILTGVMLGALVKVWPWKVTQTWSLVGDKKIPLEEAPVLPWALPDFYWMEDFLLPVVFIVMGFLSVILVSYIFLRKSDK; encoded by the coding sequence ATGCCTAAATGGCTGAAAGTGTATTTGAGTGGTGTATTAATGGGGGCGGCGGATGTTGTTCCTGGCGTGTCTGGAGGCACTATTGCCTTTATTCTGGGTGTGTATGATCGGCTAATTAATGCTTTAAGCGGTGTCAATACAGCCAGTATTGGTATGTTGTTTAAAGGTGACTTTAAGGCCTTATGGCGGCATTTCGATGGGACATTTTTGCTTGCTTTGGGCGCTGGTATTGTCACCAGTATTTTTTTGTTGGCGGGGGTCATCACTCATCTACTGGCGGTATACCCTAGCTATTTGTGGGGATTTTTCTTTGGCCTTATATTGGCGTCGGCGTATTTTTTACTTCATCAAATAGTCTGCTTTTCTTGGCGTCACTTTATTGGCCTGATAGTGGGTATCGCTATTGGAGCGAGCTTGTCATTACTTGTACCTACCCAATTGAATACCTCGCTAGTGGCGGTATTTTTCTCTGGTATGATTGCTATCTGCGCGATGATCTTGCCAGGTATTTCTGGTAGTTTTTTATTGCTCATGATGGGCATGTATGGGTTTATTTTATCCGCCGTTAAAACGCTGGATTTTGTGGTTATTTTGATTTTTGCAGCAGGGGCTTTGATCGGCCTGTTGAGTTTTTCGAAAGTGCTTAATTATTTACTGCACCATGCGCGATCAATGACGCTATCCATTCTTACCGGGGTTATGTTGGGTGCGTTAGTGAAGGTGTGGCCTTGGAAAGTAACGCAAACTTGGAGTTTGGTAGGGGATAAGAAGATACCGTTGGAAGAGGCTCCTGTGCTCCCCTGGGCGCTGCCAGATTTTTATTGGATGGAGGATTTTTTACTCCCCGTTGTGTTTATTGTGATGGGTTTTTTGAGTGTCATTCTTGTTTCTTACATATTTTTACGAAAATCAGACAAATAG
- a CDS encoding protein-L-isoaspartate(D-aspartate) O-methyltransferase yields the protein MSLDDLNWLVSNTEPRATKMIQHLRAEGIAHEELLALMGNLPRHKFVEPAFSHLAYSATPLPIGRNQTISQPLTVARMTQWLLLYARLGRVLEVGTGSGYQTRILSHFFNKVHTVERQQWLHLQAKQRLSSMGVKNVEYLFADGQTGWPHKVEMDAVIITAMASKIPLALTRCLKPQGILIMPIDHPSPQIGCWRKEGDRWKRLGTEAAFFVPLLEGMEHA from the coding sequence ATGAGTTTAGACGACCTTAATTGGCTGGTGAGCAATACTGAACCTAGAGCAACTAAGATGATTCAGCACCTTAGGGCCGAAGGTATTGCCCATGAAGAGCTGTTGGCTTTAATGGGTAATCTGCCACGTCATAAGTTTGTGGAGCCTGCTTTTTCTCATTTGGCCTATTCTGCGACACCATTGCCAATTGGTCGTAATCAAACCATTAGCCAGCCGTTGACCGTCGCGCGAATGACGCAGTGGTTATTGTTGTATGCTCGTCTTGGTCGAGTATTGGAAGTGGGTACGGGGTCTGGCTATCAAACTCGAATTTTGTCACATTTTTTTAATAAAGTTCATACCGTTGAGCGTCAGCAATGGCTTCATTTGCAAGCTAAGCAACGCTTATCGTCGATGGGGGTGAAAAATGTGGAGTATTTGTTTGCTGATGGGCAAACTGGGTGGCCTCACAAAGTAGAAATGGATGCCGTTATTATTACCGCGATGGCCAGCAAAATTCCGTTGGCTCTGACTCGCTGTTTGAAACCGCAAGGTATTTTAATTATGCCAATTGATCACCCAAGCCCACAGATAGGCTGTTGGCGTAAAGAAGGCGATCGTTGGAAACGTTTGGGGACGGAAGCTGCATTTTTTGTACCCCTATTAGAAGGAATGGAACATGCCTAA
- the surE gene encoding 5'/3'-nucleotidase SurE translates to MRILIANDDGLDAVGIQTLARHLRQEYEVLVVAPDRNRSGASNSLTLTRPVQPIEVEKHQYRVDGTPTDCVNLALSGMIDGEVDIVVSGINHGANLGDDVIYSGTVAAAMEARHLGRPALAVSLVGHQHFDTAAKVVMQLLTDSHTLTLPSGILLNINVPDLPYEALKGIQVTRLGYRHKAQAPISAQHPRGLPSFWIGALSEPHDVAEGTDFCAIANGYVSITPIHTDMTCYEATSSLQQWTDTVTL, encoded by the coding sequence ATGAGAATATTGATCGCCAATGATGATGGCCTAGACGCGGTTGGTATACAAACGCTAGCACGACATTTACGCCAAGAGTACGAGGTTTTAGTCGTGGCACCAGACCGTAATCGCAGTGGGGCAAGTAACTCGTTAACGCTTACCCGGCCTGTGCAGCCTATTGAGGTTGAAAAGCATCAATATCGTGTGGACGGAACGCCTACGGATTGCGTTAACCTTGCGTTGTCGGGGATGATTGATGGTGAGGTAGATATCGTTGTGTCTGGTATTAATCATGGGGCGAACTTGGGTGATGATGTTATTTATTCTGGTACCGTGGCCGCGGCGATGGAAGCCCGGCATTTGGGACGTCCTGCGTTGGCGGTGTCCTTGGTTGGGCATCAGCATTTTGATACCGCGGCAAAGGTTGTTATGCAGCTTTTGACGGACTCTCACACATTGACTTTGCCCAGTGGTATTTTGTTGAATATTAATGTCCCTGATCTTCCTTATGAAGCATTAAAAGGGATACAAGTGACACGTCTAGGGTATCGACATAAGGCCCAAGCGCCTATCTCTGCTCAGCACCCTAGAGGTCTGCCAAGCTTTTGGATTGGCGCCTTGTCTGAGCCTCATGATGTCGCTGAAGGGACGGATTTTTGCGCGATTGCAAACGGTTACGTATCGATTACGCCTATTCATACCGATATGACCTGCTATGAGGCAACATCTTCGTTGCAACAATGGACTGATACCGTCACGTTATGA
- the truD gene encoding tRNA pseudouridine(13) synthase TruD — protein sequence MNTEWRYAWSKPTVTGDLKTHVQDFYVEEQLGFEPDDKGEFCFVFIEKQGVNTDFLAKRLAQIAGIAPTKVTYSGVKDRHACTRQWFCLHVLNQEPDLSTIQDAFREPECVRVIAQLRHSKKLRTGAHLANRFVIRLRGINGDLDELEGRLNLIKQSGVPNYYGPQRFGINGNNLHNGKDFVLKGRQSRRKLSKTESFWLSAIRSWCFNQALSDQVENGMWMRLCDGDIAQFQHKDEQFRVKEVGALMHLSVMRGHISPVLPLISEGWEAGTGAQRELAIKTSLADDGAIVEALIAFDLSRDSRLARLVPMNMAWELLREHEGNAQLIVEFSLPKGCFATSILREMIDFTDKSAEKYHENIDRQ from the coding sequence ATGAATACCGAATGGCGATACGCTTGGTCTAAGCCGACCGTTACTGGGGATTTGAAAACCCATGTACAAGACTTTTATGTCGAAGAACAGTTAGGTTTTGAGCCTGATGATAAAGGTGAATTTTGCTTTGTGTTTATTGAAAAACAAGGCGTGAATACCGACTTCCTTGCTAAGCGCTTAGCGCAAATTGCAGGTATTGCCCCCACAAAGGTTACTTACAGCGGCGTAAAAGACCGTCATGCTTGCACGCGTCAGTGGTTTTGTTTGCATGTTTTGAACCAAGAGCCAGATCTATCGACCATTCAGGACGCGTTTAGAGAGCCTGAATGTGTGCGCGTGATTGCGCAATTGCGGCATTCAAAAAAGCTTCGAACGGGGGCGCATTTAGCGAATCGTTTTGTTATTAGATTGCGTGGCATTAATGGTGATCTGGACGAGCTAGAAGGTCGCTTAAATTTGATAAAGCAAAGCGGTGTACCAAATTATTATGGGCCGCAGCGTTTTGGTATAAACGGTAATAATTTGCACAACGGCAAAGATTTTGTCTTAAAAGGGCGGCAAAGCCGGCGCAAATTGTCAAAGACAGAGTCTTTTTGGTTATCGGCTATTCGCTCTTGGTGTTTTAATCAGGCACTAAGTGATCAAGTTGAAAATGGTATGTGGATGCGCTTATGCGATGGCGATATTGCTCAGTTCCAGCATAAAGACGAGCAGTTTCGAGTAAAAGAGGTGGGCGCCTTGATGCATTTAAGTGTGATGCGTGGCCATATAAGCCCCGTTTTACCTCTGATCAGTGAAGGCTGGGAAGCGGGTACTGGTGCGCAGCGTGAGTTAGCGATAAAAACGTCTTTGGCTGACGATGGCGCTATCGTCGAGGCTTTAATCGCCTTCGACCTTTCTCGAGACAGCCGCTTAGCACGCCTTGTGCCAATGAATATGGCGTGGGAATTGCTAAGGGAGCATGAAGGCAATGCGCAATTAATTGTGGAGTTTTCCTTACCTAAAGGGTGTTTTGCGACCAGTATTTTGCGTGAAATGATCGATTTTACAGATAAGTCAGCAGAGAAATATCATGAGAATATTGATCGCCAATGA
- the ispF gene encoding 2-C-methyl-D-erythritol 2,4-cyclodiphosphate synthase, whose product MMPFRVGHGFDVHKFGEGDHIVLGGVFIPYTQGLMAHSDGDVVLHALTDALLGAAALGDIGKHFPDTDAAFADADSRILLKRAYQEIQALGFYVGNVDVTIMAEAPKMRPYIDAMRANIAEDLAVDINVVNVKATTTEKLGFIGRKEGIAVEAVALIFK is encoded by the coding sequence ATGATGCCGTTTCGTGTTGGTCATGGTTTTGATGTTCATAAATTTGGTGAGGGTGATCACATTGTATTGGGCGGTGTTTTTATTCCTTATACGCAGGGATTGATGGCTCATTCTGATGGCGATGTGGTGTTGCATGCCTTAACGGACGCCTTGCTAGGCGCGGCGGCATTGGGGGATATCGGCAAGCATTTTCCTGATACAGATGCCGCGTTTGCTGACGCCGATAGTCGTATTTTATTAAAGCGTGCTTATCAGGAAATACAGGCTTTGGGTTTTTATGTGGGCAATGTTGATGTCACTATTATGGCTGAAGCGCCCAAAATGCGCCCGTACATCGATGCTATGCGCGCCAATATTGCCGAAGACTTAGCCGTAGATATCAATGTTGTGAATGTAAAGGCCACGACGACGGAAAAGCTCGGCTTTATCGGTCGTAAAGAGGGCATCGCGGTAGAAGCGGTGGCGCTTATTTTTAAGTAA
- the ispD gene encoding 2-C-methyl-D-erythritol 4-phosphate cytidylyltransferase, with protein sequence MTLPLWVIIPAAGVGQRMQASCPKQYLSLAGHTILDRTIDIFISHPLVAGVLVGISAEDAYWSDSKWCDHDSVHCFVGGKERSDTVQEGLRYLFNLTGIKQQDVLVHDAARPLLTHAALERIIHHHSEQGALLAVPSKDTVKRQQCGSAIVETTLDRNIIWLAQTPQRFPARALLDALEKAQAQGIAVTDECSAMEFMGWHPDLVVGENSNIKITLPEDVLIAEALFTYLAKKNLIKKSLAKAKAKTSPANPRLSNLNSKYHS encoded by the coding sequence ATGACGTTGCCTTTGTGGGTTATTATTCCCGCCGCTGGAGTGGGGCAGCGTATGCAAGCCAGCTGTCCAAAACAATATTTGTCTTTAGCGGGTCACACCATACTTGATCGCACGATTGATATTTTTATTTCGCACCCTTTGGTGGCGGGTGTGCTTGTTGGCATTAGTGCAGAAGACGCTTATTGGTCGGATTCCAAATGGTGTGACCATGACTCAGTGCATTGTTTTGTTGGCGGTAAGGAGCGAAGTGACACGGTGCAAGAGGGGTTGCGCTACTTATTCAATCTTACTGGAATAAAACAGCAAGATGTTTTGGTGCATGACGCGGCGAGGCCGTTGTTAACTCATGCGGCGTTGGAGCGAATCATTCATCATCACTCAGAACAGGGCGCGCTGTTGGCTGTGCCGTCTAAAGACACGGTCAAGCGTCAGCAGTGTGGTTCTGCGATTGTTGAAACAACGTTAGATCGAAATATTATCTGGTTGGCGCAGACGCCACAGAGGTTTCCTGCTCGAGCCTTGTTGGACGCATTAGAGAAAGCGCAAGCGCAAGGCATTGCTGTCACAGATGAATGTTCCGCGATGGAGTTCATGGGGTGGCACCCTGACCTGGTTGTCGGAGAAAACAGCAATATCAAAATCACCTTGCCCGAAGATGTGTTGATCGCAGAAGCGCTTTTTACCTATCTAGCAAAGAAAAACCTAATTAAAAAAAGCCTAGCAAAAGCAAAAGCAAAAACAAGTCCAGCAAACCCCCGTCTTTCAAATCTAAACAGTAAGTACCATTCATAG
- a CDS encoding septum formation initiator family protein produces MARLLLAFFICAIGYQSYHLYFGEQGVKRQEELAKQVAYQERINQRLKQRNQALRAQVENLRLGEEAVEERVRSELQYIKDGEVFYRMVNKK; encoded by the coding sequence ATGGCGCGTTTGTTACTGGCTTTTTTTATCTGTGCCATTGGATACCAATCTTATCATTTGTACTTTGGTGAGCAGGGCGTTAAACGTCAAGAAGAGCTTGCAAAACAAGTTGCCTATCAGGAACGTATTAATCAGCGCCTTAAACAGCGTAATCAAGCGCTCAGAGCCCAAGTGGAAAATCTTCGCTTAGGGGAAGAGGCGGTGGAAGAACGTGTCCGTAGTGAATTACAGTACATTAAAGACGGTGAGGTTTTTTATCGCATGGTGAACAAAAAATGA
- the eno gene encoding phosphopyruvate hydratase, translating into MSQIVDIKAREVLDSRGNPTVEADVILADGSVGSACAPSGASTGSREALELRDGDKSRYLGKGVLKAVAAVNGPIREALIGKDALAQAALDQIMIDLDGTENKSTFGANAILAVSLAAAKAAAISKKVPLYAHIADINGTPGVYSMPVPMMNIINGGEHADNNVDIQEFMIQPVGAPNFREALRYGAEIFHALKKVLSDRGLSTAVGDEGGFAPDLSSNAEALAVIKEAVAAAGYELGKDITLAMDCAASEFYDKEANIYDLKGEGKKFTSEEFNLFLQDLTKQYPIVSIEDGLDESDWDGFAHQTKLMGDKIQLVGDDLFVTNTKILKRGIDNGIANSILIKFNQIGSLTETLAAIKMAKDAGFTVVISHRSGETEDATIADLAVGTAAGQIKTGSLCRSDRVAKYNQLLRIEEQLGGKAPYKGRSEIKGQA; encoded by the coding sequence ATGAGTCAAATCGTTGATATTAAAGCCAGAGAAGTTTTAGATTCTCGTGGTAACCCTACCGTCGAAGCGGATGTTATTTTAGCCGATGGTTCCGTAGGTTCAGCGTGTGCACCGTCTGGTGCCTCTACCGGTTCTCGTGAAGCGTTAGAATTGCGTGATGGCGACAAAAGTCGTTATCTAGGCAAAGGGGTGTTAAAAGCGGTTGCGGCGGTAAACGGTCCAATTCGTGAAGCCCTAATTGGCAAAGATGCTCTTGCTCAAGCTGCATTAGATCAAATTATGATTGATCTTGATGGCACAGAAAACAAATCTACCTTTGGTGCTAACGCTATTTTGGCGGTGTCTTTGGCGGCGGCGAAAGCGGCAGCGATTTCTAAGAAAGTCCCATTATATGCTCACATTGCAGACATCAATGGTACGCCAGGCGTTTACTCCATGCCGGTGCCGATGATGAACATCATTAATGGTGGCGAACATGCTGACAATAATGTTGATATCCAAGAGTTCATGATTCAGCCTGTTGGTGCGCCAAACTTCCGTGAAGCGTTGCGTTACGGTGCTGAAATTTTCCATGCACTGAAAAAAGTATTGAGCGACCGTGGCTTGAGTACCGCAGTGGGTGATGAAGGTGGTTTCGCGCCTGATTTGTCTTCTAATGCGGAAGCGTTGGCTGTGATCAAAGAAGCGGTTGCGGCAGCGGGTTACGAGCTTGGTAAAGACATTACCTTGGCGATGGATTGTGCTGCGTCTGAGTTTTACGACAAAGAAGCCAATATCTACGATCTTAAAGGGGAAGGGAAAAAATTCACTTCAGAAGAATTTAACCTTTTCTTACAAGACCTTACTAAGCAATACCCTATTGTTTCTATCGAAGATGGTCTTGATGAGTCCGATTGGGATGGTTTCGCACACCAAACTAAACTAATGGGTGATAAAATCCAATTAGTAGGCGATGATCTATTCGTTACCAACACTAAAATTTTGAAACGGGGTATCGACAACGGTATTGCCAACTCAATCTTGATTAAGTTTAACCAAATTGGTTCGCTAACTGAAACGTTAGCCGCAATCAAAATGGCGAAAGACGCTGGTTTCACGGTTGTTATCTCTCACCGTTCTGGTGAAACAGAAGACGCGACGATTGCAGATCTTGCTGTTGGTACGGCGGCGGGTCAAATTAAAACTGGCTCTTTGTGCCGTTCTGACCGTGTTGCTAAATACAACCAATTGCTACGCATCGAAGAGCAATTAGGTGGTAAAGCCCCTTATAAAGGTCGCTCTGAGATCAAAGGTCAGGCGTAA
- a CDS encoding CTP synthase has product MATRYIFVTGGVVSSLGKGLAAASLAAILESRGLKVTMLKLDPYINVDPGTMSPFQHGEVYVTEDGAETDLDLGHYERFISTKMGKRNNFTSGRVYQHVLKKERRGEYLGGTVQVIPHITDEIKRRVISGAEGADVALVEIGGTVGDIESQPFLEAIRQLKVELGPRRALFMHLTLVPYIRTAGETKTKPTQHSVKELRSIGIQPDILICRSEVSIEAPERKKIALFTSVEERAVISLPDADTIYRIPQMLNDQGLDNLIVEYFNLDCDMPNLDIWNKVTQAKLNPEKQINIAMVGKYMELLDAYKSLIEAMDHAGIHARTKVKLHYIDSESIEEKGTECLKGMDAILVPGGFGERGVEGKILTAQYARENKVPYLGICLGMQVAVIEFARNVANLAGAHSTEFNLKAENPVVGLITEWTNAEGSKEIRSEESDLGGTMRLGAQNCNLTEGTKAFEAYGKAVIKERHRHRYEVNNFYVAALEKAGLTISGHSEDNSLVEMIEIADHPWFVACQFHPEFTSTPRYGHGLFSAFVHAALKYAGKEK; this is encoded by the coding sequence ATGGCGACACGATATATTTTCGTTACAGGCGGTGTAGTTTCATCTCTTGGTAAAGGTTTGGCAGCAGCTTCTTTGGCCGCTATCCTTGAATCTCGTGGTCTAAAAGTCACCATGTTAAAGCTAGATCCCTACATCAATGTGGATCCTGGCACCATGAGTCCTTTCCAGCACGGCGAAGTGTATGTCACAGAAGACGGCGCCGAAACGGATTTAGACCTTGGCCATTACGAGCGTTTTATCTCCACAAAAATGGGCAAGCGCAATAATTTCACCAGCGGTCGTGTTTATCAACATGTTCTTAAAAAAGAACGTCGTGGTGAATACCTTGGTGGAACGGTTCAAGTTATTCCTCACATCACTGATGAAATCAAACGCCGTGTTATTTCTGGTGCCGAAGGCGCTGATGTTGCCTTGGTTGAAATTGGCGGTACGGTTGGGGATATTGAATCACAACCTTTCTTAGAAGCCATCCGTCAATTAAAAGTAGAATTAGGTCCACGTCGCGCCTTGTTTATGCATTTGACCTTGGTGCCTTATATTCGTACAGCGGGTGAAACCAAAACCAAACCTACTCAGCACTCTGTAAAAGAGCTTCGTTCTATTGGTATTCAACCAGATATTTTGATTTGCCGTTCAGAGGTTTCTATCGAAGCGCCTGAGCGCAAGAAAATCGCGTTGTTTACCAGCGTTGAAGAGCGTGCGGTTATTTCCCTTCCTGATGCGGATACTATTTACCGTATTCCACAAATGTTAAATGACCAAGGTTTAGATAACTTAATTGTTGAGTATTTTAACCTTGATTGCGATATGCCAAATCTGGATATTTGGAATAAAGTGACGCAAGCGAAATTGAACCCAGAAAAACAAATTAATATCGCCATGGTCGGTAAATACATGGAGTTATTGGATGCCTACAAGTCTTTGATTGAAGCGATGGACCATGCGGGTATTCATGCTCGTACCAAGGTTAAGTTGCATTATATTGACTCTGAAAGCATTGAAGAAAAAGGCACAGAGTGTTTGAAAGGAATGGACGCTATTCTGGTTCCCGGTGGTTTTGGTGAGCGTGGCGTGGAAGGTAAGATATTAACGGCTCAGTATGCTCGTGAAAACAAAGTGCCTTATCTGGGCATTTGTTTGGGGATGCAGGTGGCGGTTATCGAATTTGCTCGTAATGTGGCAAACTTGGCGGGTGCTCACAGCACCGAGTTCAACTTAAAAGCAGAGAACCCAGTCGTTGGTCTGATTACAGAATGGACGAATGCAGAGGGTTCCAAAGAAATCCGGTCAGAGGAATCCGATCTAGGCGGTACGATGCGTCTTGGCGCGCAGAACTGTAATCTTACGGAAGGCACTAAAGCCTTTGAAGCTTATGGCAAAGCAGTGATTAAAGAACGCCATCGTCATCGTTATGAAGTAAACAACTTTTATGTGGCTGCGTTGGAAAAGGCAGGCCTGACGATCTCAGGTCATTCAGAAGACAATTCCTTGGTTGAGATGATAGAAATTGCGGATCATCCATGGTTTGTTGCTTGTCAATTCCACCCAGAGTTTACGTCTACTCCTAGATATGGACATGGCTTGTTCAGTGCCTTTGTACATGCGGCGCTGAAGTATGCAGGAAAAGAAAAATAA
- a CDS encoding PDR/VanB family oxidoreductase: MIPVVVRNVVTEAQGVVRLVLGSEDGSALPAFEAGAHIDLHLPSGLTRQYSLCRLPADAQYYEIAVLKDPQSRGGSAEVHRVKIGDALSVSAPKNHFPLMQTKRHSLLIAGGIGVTPMLPMAQQLQKVGLPFDFHYCAKSPETAAFSNALENSSFADKMHFHYSQVASSGRMDVTRILSQHLADSELYICGPADFINYVLLQANRLGWPEARLHREFFAAPALGDEVSENTAFKVKIHSTGEVFDVEADQSIFEVLDENGVFLAVSCESGVCGTCQTGVIEGIPDHRDVFLTDQEHAQGKLVMPCCSRSKTPILELDL, translated from the coding sequence ATGATTCCGGTCGTGGTAAGAAATGTGGTAACTGAAGCGCAAGGCGTGGTGCGTCTTGTGTTGGGCAGTGAGGATGGTTCCGCTTTGCCTGCTTTTGAAGCGGGAGCGCACATTGATTTGCATTTGCCCAGTGGCTTGACTCGCCAATATTCATTGTGTCGACTGCCGGCAGACGCACAGTATTATGAGATTGCGGTGTTAAAAGACCCCCAGTCCAGAGGTGGATCGGCGGAAGTGCATAGAGTAAAAATTGGCGATGCGTTGTCGGTTAGTGCACCCAAGAATCATTTTCCATTGATGCAAACAAAGCGACATAGTTTGTTGATTGCGGGTGGTATTGGCGTGACGCCGATGTTGCCCATGGCGCAACAGTTGCAAAAAGTAGGTTTGCCGTTTGATTTTCATTATTGTGCTAAGTCTCCCGAAACCGCGGCGTTTTCTAATGCGTTAGAAAACAGTTCTTTTGCGGACAAGATGCACTTTCATTACAGCCAAGTGGCGAGTTCTGGTCGGATGGATGTGACGCGTATTCTGTCTCAGCACCTTGCTGATTCAGAGCTGTATATTTGTGGTCCTGCTGACTTCATTAATTATGTGTTACTGCAGGCGAATAGGTTGGGGTGGCCTGAGGCGCGTTTACATCGTGAGTTTTTTGCGGCACCGGCATTGGGTGATGAAGTGAGTGAAAACACCGCTTTTAAAGTCAAAATACACAGCACTGGGGAGGTGTTTGATGTTGAGGCCGACCAAAGTATCTTTGAGGTTTTGGATGAAAACGGCGTTTTTCTAGCGGTGTCTTGTGAATCGGGCGTTTGTGGTACGTGTCAAACGGGTGTGATAGAGGGTATTCCAGACCATAGGGATGTTTTTTTAACCGATCAGGAACACGCACAAGGCAAGCTGGTTATGCCCTGTTGCTCGCGTTCAAAAACACCTATTCTAGAATTAGATTTGTAG